CAAATTGGAGTAAATACTTCAGTTAATTACTTAACCAGTTTAGGTATAATTGATGCGGAACACCCTGAAAATGATAGCTTTGTTTCTAAAAGTGAAAGTAGTAACTCCGATGAAGACTTAGCTCCACTGGCATTAGGTGGTATGAACTATGGTATCACTCCACTTCGAATGACAGCAGCATTTGGTGCCGTGGCCAACAAAGGTATCTATTCTGAACCTATAGCTTACACTAAAGTACTAGATAAAAATGGAGAAGTGCTTTTAGAAAATAAATCTGAACATCATACTGTAGTTAGTCCTCAAGTTGCCTATTTGATGACTGATATTCTAAAATCAACAGTTACCAGTGGCCTTGCAAATAGGGCTAAAATATACCCTGGCAACGGAAAAATTCCAGTTGCAGGTAAAACTGGAACTACACAAGATAAATCTGATGCATGGTTCGCTGGATATACACCTTATTACTCAGCAGCTCTATGGATAGGAAATGATAACCCTGCTATCAAACTTTCCCAAGGAAGTAGAATGGCTGCTATCCTTTGGAGTGAAGTTATGAAGGCTGCACATGAAGGATTACCTGATAAAAACTTTATAAAGCCTCAAGGACTTGTCACTCGAAAAATTTGTATAGATTCTGGTAAACTTGCAACTGAACTATGTAGTAAAGATCCTAGAGGAAACAGAGTAAGAAATGAAATATTTATAAAAGGTACTGAGCCTACAGAACAGTGTGAAACCCATGTTCAAGTGGCAATAGATACTAGCACTAAAAAACTTGTAAATGACTATTGTCCTGCTGAATTCAGAGAATTTAAGGTGTTTATAAAAAGAAATCCTCCTTATAACCCTGAAGACCACAATAATATTGTTCCTTCTGATTATCAATATGAAGCACCTACTGAAACTTGTGATGTTCATAAAAAAACAGAAGAGCCTAATAATGATGACTGGTTCAATAATTGGATAATAGACGATGACGAAGAAGAAGAAAATAAAGATGATGATAAGCAATATGACGAAAATAATATAGAAGATAATACAATTGAATATCAGCCAGATCCTGACGATATAGAAGATGGATACAATTGGTAAAAAATATAAAAGGACTAAAAGCTTAGCTTTTAGTCCTTTTATATTCTAAACAAAATATGATTATATTTAACTTTTAGTCTTTGGTGTAAATAAAAGAGCCATTATATATCCAAATACTATAGCAGCTGCAACTCCTCCAGCTGTAGCCTGTATTCCTCCAGTAAATACTCCTATAATACCGTCTTCCTTTACTGCTTTTTCAACTCCATTGGCCAATGAATATCCGAATCCTGGTAAAGGCACAGTGGCACCTGAACCACCATAATTAACTATGGGTTCATAGATACCTATGGCTGTCAATATCACACCCGATGTAACAAATATCACTAATATATGTCCAGGAGTAAGTTTCGTTCTATCCATTAGTATTTGTCCTACTACACAGATAATTCCACCTACTATAAATGCTTTTATATAATCCATATTACACACCACCTCCCCACATCATATATCTCTACTTATAGTAACAGCATGTGCTATTCCAGGTATAGATTCTCCTTGTAATGCACTGGTAGAAGAATGTAATGCTCCTGTAGATACTAGTAAAATTTTATTGAATTTCCCATTTATTAATTCATTATATAAGTAGCCTCCAAAAACTACTGCAGAACATCCACATCCACTGGCTCCTGCATGAACATCTTGCTTTTCCTGATAAAATATTTCGATACCACAATCCGAGTAGATATTTTCTATGTCCAATCCTTCCTTTTTAAGTAAGTCTAAAGCTATTTCTTTTCCCACATAGCCCAAATCTCCAGTAATTATTAAATCATAATTATCTATAGAAAATCCTGTATCTTGAAAATGAGTTGCTATTGTATCCACTGCAGCTGGTGCCATTGCTGCTCCCATATTACTAGTATCAACTATTCCTGGATCAGATATTTTCCCAGTAGTCACATGTGTTATAAATGGTCCCACCCCTGTAGATGATAATATAGCTGCTCCTGAGGCAGTTGCCGTCCATTGGGCAGTCAGATTTCTCTGATTTCCCAATTCTAGAGGAAATCTAAATTGCCTTTCTGCAGTACTGAAATGGCTAGAAGTAACACATACTAATTTATCTGCATAACCTCCATCTATGGTCATTGCTCCTAAACTCAATGATTCTGTCATTGTGGAACATGCCCCATAAAGACCAAAAAAAGGAATGCCCATCTGTCTTGCTGCAAACCCTGAGGATATGATCTGATTCAAAAGATCTCCCCCAAACATGTATTCTATATCTTTTTGATTTAAATTTCCTTTATTAATAGCTATTTTTATGGCCTCTTGTTGCATTTTACTTTCACATTTTTCCCAAGTCTCTTCTCCCCATAAATCATCTTCCAATATCATATCAAAATAAGCTCTAAGAGGCCCTTCCCCTTCTTTAGGACCTACTACTGTTCCTGTAGATATTATAGATGGTGGGTTTTGAAATCTAACGGTCTGGGCACCTATTTTTTTTATTGCCATATTTTCCATCCTCCTTATACCTTAAATAGTAGATAAAACATGCCCAATATAACAGAGCTTCCAAATCCATAAACCAAAACAGGACCAGCTACCGAAAACATTTTTGCTGCAATCCCAAAGACATAACCCTCTCTTTTGTATTCCATTGCAGGAGAAACTATGGAATTTGCAAATCCTGTTATTGGTACTACAGAACCAGCACCTGCAAATTTTCCTATCTTATCATACACCCCTAATCCCGTTAAAAAAGCACCACTGAATATTAAAATTATAGATGTAGCAGTAGCAACTTGAGTCTTGTTTAATCCTAATCCTTCAAGATAATTAGATATAAACTGTCCTATTGTACATATGATCCCTCCTACTATAAATGCCCTTATACAATTTCTCATATATGTAGGCTTAGGAGATATATTTTCTACATATTCTTTGTATTCTTTTTTATTGATATTTTTCATTTAATCAATCCTTTCTTATTTCATAAAAATCCAATAGAAAAGTGAACCAAAAGTTTTTCCTAAGGCTATAGCTATAATTGTATATTTTAAATATACACTTAATTTTAATCTTCTTTTAAGTATAGGTAAGACATTTACTACTTCTGCCAATGCGGCAGCAATTAATCCTATGAATACACCTGATAATAATCCTATGGGTACAATAACTAATTTACTAATATTTATATTTAACCCTAAAAAACTTAAAATGGTAGTCACAACCACACCCATAGTAATTATCTTTTCATAAAAAGATATATATTGATAAGAATTAGTAAGTTGTGACAGTCTAGGTACTATATCCAATAATGTAATAAAAGAAGCCACTGCTGTACCTGTAGCCAAACCTCCAGCTAATCCTGTAACGATTATTAATCCCTTATACAATACTTTCATCCTCCATTAACTGCTATTATTTTGTTTTGCATTTTCCAAAACATAATCATCTATATTCTTTTTATACATAAATGTCTCTATCTCAAGAGGACTAGGTTCTTTTTTATATCTCTTTTTCATTATATGATTAAAAAAACTAAGCATACCTATACTCAATCCTATAGAATACGGGATTTCCATCAATAAATTTTCTCCCTTTACTTTTTCACCTGTAACTATTAAATATATTTGGTCAAAAGCCCCTTCCATATTTACATCTTCATGGAAATTTATTATTGCTATAGCAGCACCTATAAAAAGTAAAAAGCTCACTGCCACAACTTTTATATATTCAGCTGTTGGATTCTTATAATTATTTTCTTTTATATTTACTAATATCTCTGGACTACCAAAGACTACAATATCTAAATTTTTCGAGGTTTTATCTATACACTTTATAACCTCAATAACAGATATCACTTGATTCTTTTGATCTTTTACAGTTGTTATCTGAATATTTAATAATTCTTCCATTAATTTTTCATCTATACAATATATATTTGCTATATCTTTTAATTTTATAATTCCATAGGGTTTTTTAGATATTTTATTTTCCAATTGTACAAATACTCGAATATTTTCTATTGTATATCCCTCCCTATGTTATTATTCATGACTAAAATTGCCTTTTTAGGCACTTCTTTAGAGGAATTATTACTAATAAAAAAAGCATATGCTATACTAACACTTATAAATATGATAAAAACAAATAATATTAATTTTCTTCTAAAATTCATATCTATATCACCCCATAAATATTTCTAATTTTATTATTTACTATTATATATTTTTAATACTTAATAAAATTAGAAATGAAAATTGACTGTCTTAAGACAGTCAATTTTCATTAAGTATTTTTTTCATATTATTAAGTACTTTCTTTTCTATTCTAGAAACCTGTACTTGGGATATGCCCAATTTTTTAGCTATTGCTGTCTGGGTCTTGTCCTCAAAATATCTCATAATAATTATTTGCCTTTCTCTAGGTTTAAGCCTTCCTATCAATTCCTTTACTGTTATCCTATCAAGGATTTTAGAATCTTCATTTTCTACGCCCTCTATTCTATCTATCAAATGTATAGGTGAGCCATCTTTATGATGTATCACATCATACAAATATTCGGGATTAGCATTTGATTCTAAAGCCATGATTATATCTTCTTTGTCTATATCTAACTCATTTGATATTTCTTGAATACTAGGCTCTCTTCCTAAAGTTTTAAACATTCTTTCCCTAGTTGCTTTAGCCTTATTTGCAGTTTGTTTTAACGACCTACTAACCTTTATTATACCATCATCTCGTAGAAACCTCTTTATTTCTCCCATTATCATTGGAACCGCATATGTAGAAAATTTTACATTATAGGTAGTATCAAATTTATCTATAGCTTTGATAAGTCCTATGGATCCCAGTTGAAATAAGTCTTCCCCTTCATGTCCTCTATTACTAAATCTTTTTACTATACTTCTTATCAATCCTATATTATTTTCAAGCAATATAGTTTGTGCTGACTTATCTCCTTTTTGAGCCCTTGCTATCAATCTCATGGTCTCATCATGAGTCAGCAATCCATTTTCTTCTCTTTCTAAGAAATCTCCTCCCATATTATATCTACTCCTCTATAGAGACAGTATTAAGTTCCTTAGTCATTATTATTTTAGTACCTTTACCTTCTTCCGAAAATACTTTAAGATTATCCATAAATGTTTCCATAACAGTAAAACCCATGCCTGATCTTTCCAACTCTGGTTTAGATGTATATAAGGGTTCCATTGCTCTTTCAACATCTTTTATCCCTTTTCCATGATCCTGTACAATTATTTTTATTTTATTATCTTCAATAGAACACTCTATTATTACTATCCCTTTAGCATTTTCATACCCATGTATAATAGCATTAGTTACAGCCTCTGATACTGCGGTTTTTATATCTGCTAATTCTTCTATAGTAGGATCTAATTGGGAAGCAAAGGAAGCTACTACCACTCTAGCAAAGGCTTCATTTTGAGATTTGCTGGGCATTTCCAGTCTCATATTATTTTCAATCATAATTTATAACACTCCTTTAAATATTATCAATAATTTCATGGGGATCGCTATAAATATCTATTATCTTTAAAATCCCTGAAATCTGTAAAATCTTTCTTACCCTCTCCCCTACATTTACTAAATATAATCTGCCTCCATTTTCACTTACCATCTTGTACCTACCCATAATCAGACCTATTCCAGAACTATCCATAAAATTAATATTGGATAAATCAATAATCATATTTTTTAGTCTTTTAATAGAATAATAGCTATCAATCTTTTCCCTAGCAGTTTCAGCAGTATGATGATCTATCTCTCCACTAAAGGTTATTAAGAGATAATCTTCTTCTACTTTAAATCGTATCCTCATATCACTTTCCCTCCTTCATCTATATATACATCTATTCTCTATATCTAATTTCTTTCCCTTCAATGAAATTTGACTTGTTTTGTAATTATTAGTTATATATTGTCATCTTTTTTATTATAGACCATTCTTTTAATTTTTCTTTTTCTGGTTTAGTATTTGCAGGACTAGTAGAAGGTAAAGTATGATAACTTTCTATCCCTGCAATATCAAATCCTACATGCTTTTTAAACATATCTCTTGCCTTTGTTCCATTAAAGAATATATGTTTTATATTTGTATATTTATTTAAAAACTCAATAATTTCATTGGGACTTTCATTTTTTATATTGGAATCAAGGCTTCCTTCCCTTTCACAATATTTTAATACGTCCCATAAAGCAATCTTATGTTCTATAAGAAATTTAACTTTATTTTCATATTGTTCATCAGGCTCTCTATCAAATAATTTATATACTATTTTCCAAAATTGATTCCTTTTAAAAGCATAATACTGACCTCTTCTTAAAGATTCTCTACCTGGCATTGATCCAAAAATAAGCATTTTACAATCTCTATGTACTATTGGAGAAAATGATTCTAACACAATCCACCACATCCTTTTCGTAAATAATATGTTAAATATAAATTTTCATGAAATTACCTATTGACATTATCCCACTATATCATTATAATATAACATAATTATTAATTAAATTTAATATATAAAATGACTATGATGAGACGAGTAGATACAGAGTGTAGTTATAAGCGAGTCGGTGATGGTGAAAGACCGATACGAATCCTGTATTGAAGAACAGCTCTGAGTTGCTAGCTGAAATCTTTAGATAGTAGGTTTAGACGGAATCCAGACCGTTATTTGCTGGAGCAATATCGAGTATATCTTTACTCCGTATTGTATTTGTAAGAGGACCTTTTTTATATTGGTCAATTAGGGTGGTACCGCGTAAGCAAAGTCTTTCGTCCCTTTATAGGGGATGAAGGGCTTTTTTTATTTACAAAAAATAAGGAGGTATAACAAATGATTGAAAAATTGATAATTCCAAGAGATTACTGTCCCACACTAGACATAAGAGAAACTGAAGTCGCAATTAAAAAACTAAAGGATTTTTTTGAAAGAAATTTATCAGAAAAATTAAATTTAACAAGAGTGTCAGCTCCCTTATTTGTAAAATCTGACACTGGTTTAAATGATAACTTAAATGGAGTGGAAAAACCCATCGGCTTCCAAATAAAAAATGATAATTATTCAAGGGCTGAAATAGTACATTCTCTAGCTAAGTGGAAACGTATGGGCCTTTATAGATATGGTTTCAAGAGTAATGAAGGACTTTATACCGATATGAATGCCATTAGAACGGAGGAAGAATTTGATAACCTTCATTCCATATATGTAGACCAATGGGATTGGGAAAAAGTAATAAAAAAAGAAGAAAGAACTGAAAGTAAATTAAAAGATATTGTTCAAGACATATATTCCGTCTTCAAAGAAACAGAAGATTATATATCTAAAATTTATCCTCAATTTACAAAAATATTGCCCGAAGATATCTATTTTATTACAACTCAAGAACTTGAAGATAAATATCCTAAACTCTCTCCAAAGGAAAGAGAACATGCCATTGCTCGAGAGAAAAAAGCCGTTTTCATAATGAAAATTGGTGACACATTAAAATCAGGTATTAAACATGATGGCCGTTCTCCTGATTATGACGATTGGAAACTAAATGGTGACATTATATTTTACTATCCAGTCTTAGATATGGCCTTCGAACTTTCATCTATGGGAATAAGAGTAGATGCTGAAGCCTTAAAAAAACAATTAGAAAAATCCCATTGTGAAAACAGATTAAAATTTGATTTCCATCAAATGGTTATAGATGAAAAACTCCCATTCACTGTTGGAGGGGGCATAGGACAATCGAGGATATGTATGTTTTTCTTGAGAAAGGCCCATATAGGAGAAGTACAGTCTTCCATTTGGCCTAATGAAATGATAGAAAAATGTGCAGAACATAAGATCGCATTGTTATAAAGTCACAATTAAGACTTAGACTGATGACAAAGCATAGAAACAATCATTAATCTTAGGTGAAGTAGTTAGTAGTTAACTATGAACTACTAACTACTTTCCTATATTTTATAAATTTCAATCTCAATATTTTAAAATGCTTCCCACAGATAATTCACACACATTAGCAACACTAGATAATTCAATTTTGGATTTTAAATCCGTACAATGACAGGGATGTATCTTTTCTATACTTTTAGATTTAATATAGTCTAATGTTTTATTAATAATATCACTTTCAGGATTTATCAGATGCAATCCCCCTATTAAATCTACTATATTATTTCCTTGGGAATAATATAGTGCATTTTCTATTATATTACATATGCCTGAATGGGAACAGCCCGTTATTATTATAATTTCATGATTCTTTTCATATACTAATGCAGTATCATCTATCATATAGTCATCATAGTATTTGCCATCTTTATAATATTTACCTAAAATATTTTGTCCTTCGAAATTATTTATTCTTTTTATTTCCCCTAGATATGTAATATTTTCCGTTAACTTTAAAGGTATTTTGGTGAATTTTGTATTGAAATGTCTTTTAATTTCTTCTACACCTATTAATGACCCATTTTCTTTATCTGTAACATTATATTTAGGATAAAATGCTAATGGATGTGCTACAAATATAGGTCTATCATCCTTTTCTATCCCCTGTTCCATATACCTTCTTATAAGATGAGGTAATCCCCATGTATGGTCAAAATGTCCATGGGAAAAAACTATATAGTCTAAGTCCATTAAATCTATACCTAGTTCATCTGCATTCTTTATAAATAAGTCCGATGTCCCTACATCAAAAAGTATTTTTTTCCCTTCATCTTCAATATAGTAGGATAGTCCCCACTCTCCCTTTAATTTTACTGATGCATTGTTATCTACTAAAACTTTAATTTTCATAAGAATCCCTCCAGTAAAATATAACTTATAATAAGTATATCATGAAAAGTACTGCATACCATTTATTGCTACAGTTTTTATTTTTAAAATTTATTAAGCTATAAATTTTATGTAAAAATATTAAATTAATGCTATTTTTATGATAGA
This DNA window, taken from Clostridiisalibacter paucivorans DSM 22131, encodes the following:
- a CDS encoding stage V sporulation protein AA, which produces MENIRVFVQLENKISKKPYGIIKLKDIANIYCIDEKLMEELLNIQITTVKDQKNQVISVIEVIKCIDKTSKNLDIVVFGSPEILVNIKENNYKNPTAEYIKVVAVSFLLFIGAAIAIINFHEDVNMEGAFDQIYLIVTGEKVKGENLLMEIPYSIGLSIGMLSFFNHIMKKRYKKEPSPLEIETFMYKKNIDDYVLENAKQNNSS
- the spoIIAB gene encoding anti-sigma F factor, with amino-acid sequence MIENNMRLEMPSKSQNEAFARVVVASFASQLDPTIEELADIKTAVSEAVTNAIIHGYENAKGIVIIECSIEDNKIKIIVQDHGKGIKDVERAMEPLYTSKPELERSGMGFTVMETFMDNLKVFSEEGKGTKIIMTKELNTVSIEE
- the spoVAE gene encoding stage V sporulation protein AE; this encodes MDYIKAFIVGGIICVVGQILMDRTKLTPGHILVIFVTSGVILTAIGIYEPIVNYGGSGATVPLPGFGYSLANGVEKAVKEDGIIGVFTGGIQATAGGVAAAIVFGYIMALLFTPKTKS
- the spoVAC gene encoding stage V sporulation protein AC, whose amino-acid sequence is MKNINKKEYKEYVENISPKPTYMRNCIRAFIVGGIICTIGQFISNYLEGLGLNKTQVATATSIILIFSGAFLTGLGVYDKIGKFAGAGSVVPITGFANSIVSPAMEYKREGYVFGIAAKMFSVAGPVLVYGFGSSVILGMFYLLFKV
- a CDS encoding DNA-deoxyinosine glycosylase — its product is MLESFSPIVHRDCKMLIFGSMPGRESLRRGQYYAFKRNQFWKIVYKLFDREPDEQYENKVKFLIEHKIALWDVLKYCEREGSLDSNIKNESPNEIIEFLNKYTNIKHIFFNGTKARDMFKKHVGFDIAGIESYHTLPSTSPANTKPEKEKLKEWSIIKKMTIYN
- the spoIIAA gene encoding anti-sigma F factor antagonist; the encoded protein is MRIRFKVEEDYLLITFSGEIDHHTAETAREKIDSYYSIKRLKNMIIDLSNINFMDSSGIGLIMGRYKMVSENGGRLYLVNVGERVRKILQISGILKIIDIYSDPHEIIDNI
- the spoVAD gene encoding stage V sporulation protein AD; protein product: MAIKKIGAQTVRFQNPPSIISTGTVVGPKEGEGPLRAYFDMILEDDLWGEETWEKCESKMQQEAIKIAINKGNLNQKDIEYMFGGDLLNQIISSGFAARQMGIPFFGLYGACSTMTESLSLGAMTIDGGYADKLVCVTSSHFSTAERQFRFPLELGNQRNLTAQWTATASGAAILSSTGVGPFITHVTTGKISDPGIVDTSNMGAAMAPAAVDTIATHFQDTGFSIDNYDLIITGDLGYVGKEIALDLLKKEGLDIENIYSDCGIEIFYQEKQDVHAGASGCGCSAVVFGGYLYNELINGKFNKILLVSTGALHSSTSALQGESIPGIAHAVTISRDI
- a CDS encoding stage V sporulation protein AB, which encodes MYKGLIIVTGLAGGLATGTAVASFITLLDIVPRLSQLTNSYQYISFYEKIITMGVVVTTILSFLGLNINISKLVIVPIGLLSGVFIGLIAAALAEVVNVLPILKRRLKLSVYLKYTIIAIALGKTFGSLFYWIFMK
- a CDS encoding MBL fold metallo-hydrolase gives rise to the protein MKIKVLVDNNASVKLKGEWGLSYYIEDEGKKILFDVGTSDLFIKNADELGIDLMDLDYIVFSHGHFDHTWGLPHLIRRYMEQGIEKDDRPIFVAHPLAFYPKYNVTDKENGSLIGVEEIKRHFNTKFTKIPLKLTENITYLGEIKRINNFEGQNILGKYYKDGKYYDDYMIDDTALVYEKNHEIIIITGCSHSGICNIIENALYYSQGNNIVDLIGGLHLINPESDIINKTLDYIKSKSIEKIHPCHCTDLKSKIELSSVANVCELSVGSILKY
- the sigF gene encoding RNA polymerase sporulation sigma factor SigF, which translates into the protein MGGDFLEREENGLLTHDETMRLIARAQKGDKSAQTILLENNIGLIRSIVKRFSNRGHEGEDLFQLGSIGLIKAIDKFDTTYNVKFSTYAVPMIMGEIKRFLRDDGIIKVSRSLKQTANKAKATRERMFKTLGREPSIQEISNELDIDKEDIIMALESNANPEYLYDVIHHKDGSPIHLIDRIEGVENEDSKILDRITVKELIGRLKPRERQIIIMRYFEDKTQTAIAKKLGISQVQVSRIEKKVLNNMKKILNEN
- the asnA gene encoding aspartate--ammonia ligase, yielding MIEKLIIPRDYCPTLDIRETEVAIKKLKDFFERNLSEKLNLTRVSAPLFVKSDTGLNDNLNGVEKPIGFQIKNDNYSRAEIVHSLAKWKRMGLYRYGFKSNEGLYTDMNAIRTEEEFDNLHSIYVDQWDWEKVIKKEERTESKLKDIVQDIYSVFKETEDYISKIYPQFTKILPEDIYFITTQELEDKYPKLSPKEREHAIAREKKAVFIMKIGDTLKSGIKHDGRSPDYDDWKLNGDIIFYYPVLDMAFELSSMGIRVDAEALKKQLEKSHCENRLKFDFHQMVIDEKLPFTVGGGIGQSRICMFFLRKAHIGEVQSSIWPNEMIEKCAEHKIALL